In a genomic window of Spodoptera frugiperda isolate SF20-4 chromosome 18, AGI-APGP_CSIRO_Sfru_2.0, whole genome shotgun sequence:
- the LOC118278046 gene encoding larval cuticle protein A3A isoform X1 → MAFKFVVFACLVAAASAGVYPAAPVAYSAAPAYVAHQAYAAPLAYAAPVAKVVAPVAKVAVEEYDAHPQYSFAYDVQDGLTGDSKSQHETRDGDVVQGSYSVVDPDGTKRTVDYTADPHNGFNAVVRKEALGHVAKVVAPVVAKVAAPVAYHAAPVVAKVATPVAYHAAPVAYQAAPVYHSAPVAYHAAPVAYSAPVYHH, encoded by the exons ATGGCATTCAAG TTCGTAGTATTCGCCTGTTTGGTGGCTGCCGCCAGCGCCGGAGTATACCCGGCCGCCCCCGTGGCGTACTCCGCCGCCCCCGCCTACGTCGCCCACCAAGCGTACGCTGCCCCCTTGGCGTATGCTGCCCCTGTCGCTAAAGTGGTCGCCCCCGTCGCCAAG GTCGCCGTCGAGGAATACGACGCGCACCCCCAGTACAGCTTCGCTTACGACGTGCAGGACGGTCTCACCGGTGACTCCAAGAGCCAGCACGAGACCCGCGACGGAGATGTCGTACAGGGCTCCTACTCCGTGGTAGACCCTGACGGTACCAAGCGCACCGTGGACTACACTGCTGACCCCCACAACGGATTCAACGCTGTCGTGCGCAAGGAAGCCCTCGGACACGTCGCTAAAGTCGTCGCCCCCGTTGTCGCCAAGGTAGCTGCCCCAGTCGCCTACCACGCTGCCCCCGTTGTCGCTAAAGTCGCCACCCCTGTGGCCTACCACGCCGCTCCTGTGGCCTACCAAGCCGCCCCCGTCTACCACTCTGCCCCCGTTGCGTACCACGCTGCCCCCGTGGCCTACTCCGCTCCCGTCTACCACCACTAA
- the LOC118278046 gene encoding larval cuticle protein A3A isoform X6 has translation MAFKFVAFACLVAAASAGLLPAGHVTYAAGPVAYAAPVAKVIAPVAKVAVEEYDAHPQYSFAYDVQDGLTGDSKSQHETRDGDVVQGSYSVVDPDGTKRTVDYTADPHNGFNAVVRKEALGHVAKVVAPVVAKVAAPVAYHAAPVVAKVATPVAYHAAPVAYQAAPVYHSAPVAYHAAPVAYSAPVYHH, from the exons ATGGCATTCAAG TTTGTAGCATTCGCGTGCTTGGTAGCTGCGGCCAGCGCTGGTCTGCTCCCAGCTGGCCATGTCACCTACGCGGCTGGCCCCGTGGCGTACGCCGCCCCTGTCGCTAAAGTGATCGCCCCCGTCGCCAAGGTCGCCGTCGAGGAATACGACGCGCACCCCCAGTACAGCTTCGCTTACGACGTGCAGGACGGTCTCACCGGTGACTCCAAGAGCCAGCACGAGACCCGCGACGGAGATGTCGTACAGGGCTCCTACTCCGTGGTAGACCCTGACGGTACCAAGCGCACCGTGGACTACACTGCTGACCCCCACAACGGATTCAACGCTGTCGTGCGCAAGGAAGCCCTCGGACACGTCGCTAAAGTCGTCGCCCCCGTTGTCGCCAAGGTAGCTGCCCCAGTCGCCTACCACGCTGCCCCCGTTGTCGCTAAAGTCGCCACCCCTGTGGCCTACCACGCCGCTCCTGTGGCCTACCAAGCCGCCCCCGTCTACCACTCTGCCCCCGTTGCGTACCACGCTGCCCCCGTGGCCTACTCCGCTCCCGTCTACCACCACTAA
- the LOC118278046 gene encoding larval cuticle protein A3A isoform X2 — protein sequence MAFKFVVFACLVAAASAGVYPAAPVAYSAAPAYVAHQAYAAPLAYAAPVAKVVAPVAKVAVEEYDAHPQYNFAYDVQDGLTGDSKSQHESRDGDVVQGSYSVVDPDGTKRTVDYTADPHNGFNAVVRKEALGHVAKVVAPVVAKVAAPVAYHAAPVVAKVAAPVAYQAAPVAYHAAPVAYQAAPVYHSAPVAYSAYHH from the exons ATGGCATTCAAG TTCGTAGTATTCGCCTGTTTGGTGGCTGCCGCCAGCGCCGGAGTATACCCGGCCGCCCCCGTGGCGTACTCCGCCGCCCCCGCCTACGTCGCCCACCAAGCGTACGCTGCCCCCTTGGCGTATGCTGCCCCTGTCGCTAAAGTGGTCGCCCCCGTCGCCAAGGTCGCCGTCGAAGAATACGATGCGCATCCCCAGTACAACTTCGCTTACGACGTGCAGGACGGTCTCACCGGTGACTCCAAGAGCCAGCACGAGAGCCGCGACGGAGATGTCGTACAGGGCTCCTACTCCGTGGTAGACCCTGACGGTACCAAGCGCACCGTGGACTACACTGCTGACCCCCACAACGGATTCAACGCTGTCGTGCGCAAGGAAGCCCTCGGACACGTCGCTAAAGTCGTCGCCCCCGTTGTCGCCAAGGTAGCTGCCCCAGTCGCCTACCACGCTGCCCCCGTTGTCGCTAAAGTCGCCGCCCCTGTGGCCTACCAAGCCGCCCCTGTGGCCTACCACGCCGCTCCTGTGGCCTACCAAGCTGCCCCCGTCTACCACTCCGCCCCCGTCGCCTACTCCGCCTACCACCACTAA
- the LOC118277982 gene encoding larval cuticle protein A2B-like, whose product MAFKFIILACVVAVARAGVAPAVAAPLVAEPVVAAAPVAARLEEFDPLPQYNFGYNVADSLTGDYKSQTEQRNGDLVQGQYSLVDSDGTRRVVDYTADSVNGFNAVVRKEPLVAAAPVVAAPARLAAAPVAAAVAAAPVAAAPVVAARYTAPVAYTAAYTAPAARLAYSAPVAAAYTAPFARYAATPFAYPAAAPVVAV is encoded by the exons ATGGCCTTTAAG TTCATCATCCTCGCATGCGTGGTGGCTGTGGCCCGCGCCGGTGTGGCTCCAGCTGTAGCTGCTCCCCTCGTCGCGGAGCCTGTCGTAGCAGCTGCACCTGTTGCCGCCAGGCTGGAGGAGTTCGACCCTCTCCCGCAGTACAACTTCGGATACAACGTGGCTGACTCCCTTACTGGCGACTACAAGAGCCAGACCGAACAGCGCAATGGAGACCTGGTGCAGGGCCAATACTCTCTGGTAGACTCTGACGGCACCCGCCGAGTGGTCGACTACACTGCGGACTCAGTGAACGGTTTCAACGCGGTGGTGCGCAAAGAACCTTTGGTAGCTGCAGCTCCCGTAGTGGCTGCGCCAGCTCGTCTCGCAGCTGCTCCGGTCGCTGCCGCCGTCGCTGCTGCTCCAGTTGCTGCTGCTCCCGTGGTCGCTGCGCGCTACACCGCGCCCGTGGCTTACACTGCCGCGTACACTGCCCCCGCGGCCCGCCTGGCGTACAGCGCGCCAGTAGCCGCCGCCTACACCGCACCGTTCGCCCGGTACGCCGCTACACCATTCGCGTACCCCGCTGCTGCACCTGTTGTAGCGGTCTAG
- the LOC118277974 gene encoding outer dynein arm-docking complex subunit 4-like gives MEEKQLYGALTVYRERGAYLRRLEQFEKAKASYDEAFKSNSEDVRTLTGRSQVCADAVRPVQAYADAELALKLSPGNMNARNMQARAMYTMSDFERSVVMNFRGLRLRRQPPYFMEGINQGVETIQDCIGINAGNVMLDFLPLIKQLEAARPDEDEPRKVLHVNRIPQMETKRKLTQMEARKHSTLARVLAMKYLGPMAYDKFFLQELYDDPRLISANAGGSQELRALVKEALRSLSERQEMLRAQRPYYTIKLAEKAESKHQTKYKEAVLIQEREIGAKTAERLLKQIEKSMREHRVMDLMSQAQRMQMFLDVKTPRTLPDKEIYTDRLYRAVGEGYLSQHRLSYTLSERGNRRRIAFLMGLPVGRPTSFDSVMANYPYKFIDIKQATEKVMLTLDMCENSTMKCWLMYELARLLSVQKNFALAKFYAKRCQREAQELGNITWWLNGCFILMSGDMQQGNANEVRIEVEEALEWSKKLQDPERVQAFLAKCAEMAMETVTGDDRKAIITRERQIMAVMDPETRVETQVLFKRMSTVPVGRRFSVLPQRSEGPADPRSERKKRRQRGLTVVPGPEQELRAAPKSNVLGYQLFDI, from the coding sequence ATGGAGGAAAAGCAACTGTATGGCGCTCTCACGGTATATCGTGAAAGAGGAGCTTATTTACGGCGGCTCGAACAGTTTGAGAAGGCGAAAGCTTCGTATGATGAAGCTTTCAAGAGTAACTCCGAGGATGTGCGCACACTAACGGGACGCAGTCAGGTATGCGCGGACGCCGTGCGGCCGGTGCAGGCGTACGCTGACGCGGAGCTGGCGCTCAAACTGTCGCCCGGCAACATGAACGCACGCAACATGCAGGCTCGAGCCATGTATACCATGTCTGACTTCGAACGCTCCGTCGTTATGAACTTCCGAGGACTTCGCCTTCGACGCCAACCACCTTACTTCATGGAAGGCATCAATCAGGGAGTTGAAACAATTCAAGATTGCATCGGAATAAACGCCGGTAATGTTATGCTGGACTTTCTGCCACTCATTAAACAACTAGAAGCTGCACGTCCGGATGAGGATGAGCCTCGAAAAGTTTTACACGTGAACCGTATACCCCAAATGGAAACTAAACGTAAGCTAACTCAAATGGAAGCACGTAAGCACAGCACCTTAGCTCGTGTACTCGCTATGAAATATCTCGGGCCGATGGCTTACGATAAATTTTTCCTTCAAGAGTTATATGATGATCCACGCCTTATATCTGCAAATGCAGGTGGAAGTCAGGAATTAAGAGCACTTGTAAAAGAAGCTTTACGATCTCTCAGTGAAAGACAAGAGATGCTGCGTGCACAGAGACCATACTACACAATTAAATTAGCTGAAAAGGCGGAATCTAAACACCAGACCAAGTACAAGGAGGCTGTACTTATCCAAGAACGCGAAATTGGAGCTAAGACTGCAGAGCGCTTATTGAAACAGATTGAAAAGAGCATGCGTGAGCATCGCGTCATGGATCTTATGTCACAAGCGCAGCGCATGCAAATGTTCCTTGATGTAAAGACGCCGAGAACATTACCGGACAAAGAAATATATACCGATCGTTTGTACCGAGCGGTAGGAGAAGGATACTTGTCACAACATCGTCTGTCTTACACGCTCAGCGAGCGTGGAAATCGCCGACGCATTGCATTCCTCATGGGCCTACCTGTTGGCCGTCCAACTTCCTTCGATTCTGTTATGGCAAATTATCCTTACAAGTTCATTGATATTAAACAAGCAACAGAAAAGGTTATGTTGACTCTGGATATGTGTGAAAATTCAACTATGAAATGTTGGTTAATGTATGAATTGGCGAGGTTGCTTTCCGTGCAAAAGAATTTCGCTCTCGCTAAATTTTATGCCAAACGCTGCCAGAGAGAGGCTCAAGAATTGGGAAATATTACTTGGTGGTTAAATGGTTGCTTCATTTTAATGAGCGGCGACATGCAACAAGGCAATGCAAATGAAGTGCGTATAGAAGTCGAAGAGGCTTTAGAGTGGTCGAAAAAGCTGCAAGATCCAGAGAGAGTGCAAGCTTTCCTGGCAAAATGCGCGGAAATGGCCATGGAGACGGTTACAGGAGATGACCGTAAGGCCATAATTACACGTGAACGACAGATTATGGCAGTCATGGATCCAGAGACACGTGTAGAGACACAGGTGCTGTTCAAGCGCATGTCGACGGTACCTGTCGGCCGACGTTTCTCTGTTTTGCCACAGCGGTCAGAAGGTCCTGCTGACCCACGCTCTGAACGTAAGAAGCGTCGCCAACGTGGTCTAACCGTAGTGCCCGGCCCTGAACAAGAGCTACGCGCGGCTCCCAAGTCAAATGTACTTGGTTACCAACTATTtgacatataa